The Setaria viridis chromosome 6, Setaria_viridis_v4.0, whole genome shotgun sequence genome contains a region encoding:
- the LOC117860051 gene encoding acyl-CoA-binding protein, translated as MGLQEEFEEYAEKAKTLPDSTSNENKLILYALYKQATVGPVNTSRPSMFNMRDKAKWDAWKAVEGKSKEEAMNDYITKVKQLQEEAASS; from the exons ATGGGTCTGCAG GAGGAATTTGAGGAGTATGCTGAGAAGGCGAAGACCTTGCCTGATAGCACGAGCAATGAGAACAAGCTGATCCTATACGCACTCTACAAGCAGGCCACTGTTGGACCTGTGAATACCT CTCGTCCTAGCATGTTCAACATGAGGGACAAGGCCAAGTGGGATGCTTGGAAGGCTGTTGAAG GCAAATCAAAGGAAGAGGCAATGAATGACTACATCACCAAGGTGAAGCAGCTCCAGGAGGAGGCTGCTAGCTCCTAA